GAAACCTGGCAATTGACACCAAACGGAATAATGCTTAGTTTAAAATGTTTTATGCTATTTATTCAACAAATGGCAGATTTTATTTAATTTAAGGTCGTATTTATACAGCTTTTTTAAAATTTAATATTATTAAGTATAACGTTCTAATTAAATCAGGTAAGTTACTATAATTAAAAATTTACTAACAATCTTGTTTCCACATTTTAATACAAACGAATGGCATCAAATTTATTTGCAAAAAAATCGATTACAAAACTAATTCAGGAGTCAGAAGGAGGAGGGAGTGATGGACATGGCCATTCGCTGAAACGTACTTTAACCGCTTCTAACTTAATATTATTAGGTATTGGGGCTATTATTGGTACGGGTATTTTTGTGCTTACGGGCAGCGCCGCCGCCCAGTTTGCCGGACCAGGTTTGGTAATTTCTTTTGTGGTGGCCGGTATTGCCTGCGCGTTTGCCGGCCTTTGTTACGCCGAGTTTGCTTCCATGATCCCGATTGCGGGTTCAGCTTACACGTATGGTTATGCCACCTTAGGGGAATTAATTGCCTGGATAATTGGCTGGGATTTAATACTGGAATATATGTTTGGAGCCGCCACCGTAGCGGTAGGTTGGAGCGGCTACATGGTGAGTTTTTTACGGGATTTAAACATTAACATTGCCCCGGAATGGTGGAATGCGCCTGGTATCTCTTTAGTGCAAGATCCAAAAACCAGTGCCTGGTTGCAGGTTACGGACCAACTAACCCACCAATATACCGCCCAGGGCATTGATATTGCCACCTTGCCGCAGGCTACCGGCGTATTTAATTTAGTAGCTGCCACCGCGATTATTTTAATTACCATTATTCTGGTAGTAGGTATTCAGGAGTCGGCAAAGTTTAACAATTTTATTGTGTTTATTAAACTTTTTGTGGTTATCGCTTTTGTATTGGCGGGCGGCTATTATTTGTTGCGCAACCCCGAGGTAGCTGCGCAAAACTGGACTCCTTTTATCCCGGATAATACCGGCGAATTTGGACATTATGGTTGGAGCGGTATTATGCGGGCCGCCGGGGTTATCTTTTTTGCCTATATTGGTTTTGATGCTGTTAGTACGGCCGCGCAGGAAGCTAAAAATCCGCAGCGTGATATGCCCATTGGTATTCTGGGTTCACTCGTTATTTGTACCATTTTATATATTTTGGTATCGGGTATATTAACCGGTTTAGTAGATTACCGCCAATTAAACGTAGCCGAACCTATTGCGATTGGTATTGAAGTAACTGGTTATTCTGTACTGCGAGATTTGATTAAAATTGGTGCAATTGCCGGTTTAAGCTCGGTAATGTTGGTAATGTTATTGGGGCAGCCCCGCATTTTTTACTCTATGTCACGCGATGGTTTAATTCCGCCTTTGTTTGGTAAAGTGCACCCACGCTTTAAAACCCCTTACATTAGTTCTATTTTAATTGGGGTAGTATGCGCTATTACTGCCGGGGCTTTACCCATTGCACAACTCGGCGAAATGACCTCTATAGGTACTTTACTGGCCTTTGTTATTGTTTGCGGAGGTGTATGGTACATGCGGGTTTATGAACCAGAACGGGCCCGTCCTTTCCGGACGCCCTGGGTGCCTTTAGTGCCAATTTTGGGGATGCTGGTTTGTTTTGCCATGATGGCCAGTTTAAATGTTCATACCTGGTACCGCTTACTTGGTTGGTTGGCCATTGGCTTGGTCGTATATTTTACGTACAGCCGCAAGCATAGTAAGTTAAATAAAACCCCGATTGTACATAGCAAAGAGTAAAAATTTAAAAATTAAAAAAGGCGCTTCTACAGGTAGAAGCGCCTTTTTTGTGCCCGCACGGTACCAGTTTTTTGGCGATATAATTTTAAGTAAGAACACCTGTAACAGGCTTAAAAAGTAAAATTTTAAAATTTTGTAAAACCGCGATGCTATAAATTAAAATTAGTAGGCTAATTCTCCTTCTACGCCTTTGTAAGGGGCAGCAAAAGCTTTTACTAACTTTACACCTTGTTCTGTTAACGTGCCGGCGCTATCGCTTAGTCCGGCATCAGCTAATTGATCCAGGTTGCTGGTACCAATGGTATTCCGGTTTTTAAATACCGTATCCCGGAACAAGGTCGTTATTTCGTGGTCGCCGGCGCCGTGTACCCGTACCGGATTTATTAACTTCAGAATCGTTTTTAAAGTCTGAACAATTTCCGGATGGTCTTGTAATTTATTCTTTTGTGTAAATTCCTGGTCGAAAGTAGATTCATTAAAAGCTTCGTCTTGCGGAATTAATTTTAAGGCTTCTATGCTCATGAGTTTATGTTTAAGTGGCAATTGTTAAGAGTTTAATTACTTATAAGGCTTTATACCCCATCCTACCAGAATTTGTTATTGCTACTACCAGAATGCCTTGTTTTGCCGTTTTTGCGGGTGAATAAAAGTAGAAGGTGTGTTTTGCACCAAACCCTTATTTTTAATTTTTCTAAAAATTAACAAGATTATCTTAACAAAAAGAAAGGTAATCGGTTATTAAACTCTTAAAACTATTTTTTTAACTAAACTACGAACTATGAAAACCTTGTATACAGCCGAAGTATCGGCAACGGGAGGCCGCAGCGGTCATGTAAAATCATCCGATGGTGTTATTGATATGGCGGTGAATGTGCCGGAAGGCTTAGGCGGTAAAAAAGGCAGCACCAACCCCGAACAACTTTTTGCTGCGGGTTACGCCGCATGTTTTCAAAGCGCCTTGTTATTGATTGCCGGAAAAAAGAAAATCAGGTTAGAACCAGATTCTACGGTAACGGCACACGTAAGCTTGCTGCAACTTGATAACCAAAGTTACGGCTTAGGAGTAAAGCTGGTAGTAGATGTAAAAGGCTTAGACCACGACGAGGCACTACAATTGGTAAACGAAGCACACGAAGTTTGCCCGTATTCGGTAGGTACGCGCGGAAATATAGACGTGCAATTGGAAGTAGTGTAGCAATTCTGCTTTTAGAAGATTATTAATTTAAAGCGACACTACTAAAAGCAGATTTTTAAAAAAATCGCATTTTGCCGTTAGCAATGTATTACCTGAATAACAATATAAAAGCAGCGCCCCGTCTGAGTTCAGACGGGGCGCTGCTTTTATGTAAAAATTTAAAAAATTACGCTAATACTTCTTTTACGCGAGCGGCAGCATCTTTTAATAAAACGGCGGAGTAAACCTTTAAG
The sequence above is a segment of the Adhaeribacter swui genome. Coding sequences within it:
- a CDS encoding amino acid permease; the protein is MASNLFAKKSITKLIQESEGGGSDGHGHSLKRTLTASNLILLGIGAIIGTGIFVLTGSAAAQFAGPGLVISFVVAGIACAFAGLCYAEFASMIPIAGSAYTYGYATLGELIAWIIGWDLILEYMFGAATVAVGWSGYMVSFLRDLNINIAPEWWNAPGISLVQDPKTSAWLQVTDQLTHQYTAQGIDIATLPQATGVFNLVAATAIILITIILVVGIQESAKFNNFIVFIKLFVVIAFVLAGGYYLLRNPEVAAQNWTPFIPDNTGEFGHYGWSGIMRAAGVIFFAYIGFDAVSTAAQEAKNPQRDMPIGILGSLVICTILYILVSGILTGLVDYRQLNVAEPIAIGIEVTGYSVLRDLIKIGAIAGLSSVMLVMLLGQPRIFYSMSRDGLIPPLFGKVHPRFKTPYISSILIGVVCAITAGALPIAQLGEMTSIGTLLAFVIVCGGVWYMRVYEPERARPFRTPWVPLVPILGMLVCFAMMASLNVHTWYRLLGWLAIGLVVYFTYSRKHSKLNKTPIVHSKE
- a CDS encoding organic hydroperoxide resistance protein; translation: MKTLYTAEVSATGGRSGHVKSSDGVIDMAVNVPEGLGGKKGSTNPEQLFAAGYAACFQSALLLIAGKKKIRLEPDSTVTAHVSLLQLDNQSYGLGVKLVVDVKGLDHDEALQLVNEAHEVCPYSVGTRGNIDVQLEVV